A region of Esox lucius isolate fEsoLuc1 chromosome 3, fEsoLuc1.pri, whole genome shotgun sequence DNA encodes the following proteins:
- the efcab14 gene encoding EF-hand calcium-binding domain-containing protein 14 isoform X1: MKKRKELNALIGLGDSKRKKTKKGSGHRLLRTEPPPDSESESSSDDDDEFSNLGTVAAFGKRSYVQCCNVCYPLFLFIILAACVMACAGLIWMQIALKEDLDSLKEKLHTMESSQKVSSHEMPKLSEDLKTKQRKLEDIESGDRGLNKLWSNLTEMNRKISLLDTAVNHLKANIKSASDLINLPTTVEELQKSVATIGSTLTSVQHDVKTMQTALEDRKKEMDGLKKTTNVTQFREVVSEVNRTQELYHSWADDQIHSLQTTVSNLTQWVSSMEKGPPETPPHFDFVEVVEPVSVSGNATVPAKSPVNESDTNADERTTAPSEATHETSTGSKPTRRPRFLTPKRSKRESGTESSKTLQFPRVSSLKDLTELFVRSGTDPGSQGMSYQVLRKLFDKATPDPHCLERYDVNGDQRFSLDELKAAAGL; the protein is encoded by the exons atgaagaagagAAAAGAACTTAATGCATTGATCGGACTTGGGGAcagtaaaagaaagaaaaccaaaaaggGTTCCGGCCACAGACTTCTCCGAACCGAGCCACCACCAGACTCAGAATCGGAATCAAGTTCGGATGATGACGATGAATTCAGCAACCTTGGTACTGTTGCTGCTTTTGGAAA AAGAAGTTACGTGCAGTGCTGCAATGTCTGCTATCCTTTGTTTCTATTCATCATCCTGGCTGCCTGTGTTATGGCTTGTGCCGGACTTATATGGATGCAGATTGCCCTGAAAGAAGACCTAGACTcccttaaagaaaaactgcatACAA TGGAATCCAGCCAGAAGGTGTCATCGCATGAAATGCCCAAACTTAGTGAAGATCTGAAGACGAAGCAGAGAAAGCTGGAGGATATTGAAAGTGGAGACAGGGGTCTGAACAAACTGTGGTCCAACCTTACAGAGATGAACAGAAAG ATTAGTTTGCTGGACACTGCAGTGAACCATCTTAAGGCCAACATCAAATCCGCCTCGGATTTAATCAACCTTCCAACTACAGTTGAAGAGCTCCAAAAG AGTGTGGCTACAATAGGCAGCACATTAACCAGTGTGCAGCATGATGTGAAAACAATGCAGACCGCCCTTGAGGACCGGAAGAAAGAAATGGATGGTCTAAAGAAGACCACg AACGTCACTCAGTTCAGAGAAGTTGTGAGTGAGGTTAACAGGACCCAAGAGCTCTACCACTCCTGGGCCGATGACCAGATCCACAGTCTCCAGACCACTGTGTCCAACCTCACTCAGTGGGTATCTTCCATGGAGAAGGGTCCTCCTGAGACACCACCACACTTT GACTTTGTGGAGGTAGTTGAACCAGTGTCTGTCAGTGGAAATGCAACAGTACCAGCAAAGAGCCCTGTAAACGAGAGTGACACCAACGCAGATGAAAGGACGACAGCACCTTCAGAAGCTACACATG AAACATCCACAGGTTCCAAGCCAACAAGACGTCCACGCTTTTTGACTCCCAAGCGCTCCAAGAGAGAGTCTGGTACAGAAAGCTCAAAGACGCTGCAGTTTCCTCGAGTGAGTTCTCTGAAAG ATCTGACGGAGCTCTTTGTGCGCTCCGGGACCGACCCCGGCTCTCAAGGAATGTCTTACCAGGTCCTAAGGAAACTATTTGACAAAGCAACACCGGACCCCCATTGTCTGGAACGCTACGACGTAAACGGGGACCAGAGATTCTCACTAGATGAACTGAAAGCGGCTGCAGGTCTGTGA
- the efcab14 gene encoding EF-hand calcium-binding domain-containing protein 14 isoform X2, giving the protein MKKRKELNALIGLGDSKRKKTKKGSGHRLLRTEPPPDSESESSSDDDDEFSNLGTVAAFGKSYVQCCNVCYPLFLFIILAACVMACAGLIWMQIALKEDLDSLKEKLHTMESSQKVSSHEMPKLSEDLKTKQRKLEDIESGDRGLNKLWSNLTEMNRKISLLDTAVNHLKANIKSASDLINLPTTVEELQKSVATIGSTLTSVQHDVKTMQTALEDRKKEMDGLKKTTNVTQFREVVSEVNRTQELYHSWADDQIHSLQTTVSNLTQWVSSMEKGPPETPPHFDFVEVVEPVSVSGNATVPAKSPVNESDTNADERTTAPSEATHETSTGSKPTRRPRFLTPKRSKRESGTESSKTLQFPRVSSLKDLTELFVRSGTDPGSQGMSYQVLRKLFDKATPDPHCLERYDVNGDQRFSLDELKAAAGL; this is encoded by the exons atgaagaagagAAAAGAACTTAATGCATTGATCGGACTTGGGGAcagtaaaagaaagaaaaccaaaaaggGTTCCGGCCACAGACTTCTCCGAACCGAGCCACCACCAGACTCAGAATCGGAATCAAGTTCGGATGATGACGATGAATTCAGCAACCTTGGTACTGTTGCTGCTTTTGGAAA AAGTTACGTGCAGTGCTGCAATGTCTGCTATCCTTTGTTTCTATTCATCATCCTGGCTGCCTGTGTTATGGCTTGTGCCGGACTTATATGGATGCAGATTGCCCTGAAAGAAGACCTAGACTcccttaaagaaaaactgcatACAA TGGAATCCAGCCAGAAGGTGTCATCGCATGAAATGCCCAAACTTAGTGAAGATCTGAAGACGAAGCAGAGAAAGCTGGAGGATATTGAAAGTGGAGACAGGGGTCTGAACAAACTGTGGTCCAACCTTACAGAGATGAACAGAAAG ATTAGTTTGCTGGACACTGCAGTGAACCATCTTAAGGCCAACATCAAATCCGCCTCGGATTTAATCAACCTTCCAACTACAGTTGAAGAGCTCCAAAAG AGTGTGGCTACAATAGGCAGCACATTAACCAGTGTGCAGCATGATGTGAAAACAATGCAGACCGCCCTTGAGGACCGGAAGAAAGAAATGGATGGTCTAAAGAAGACCACg AACGTCACTCAGTTCAGAGAAGTTGTGAGTGAGGTTAACAGGACCCAAGAGCTCTACCACTCCTGGGCCGATGACCAGATCCACAGTCTCCAGACCACTGTGTCCAACCTCACTCAGTGGGTATCTTCCATGGAGAAGGGTCCTCCTGAGACACCACCACACTTT GACTTTGTGGAGGTAGTTGAACCAGTGTCTGTCAGTGGAAATGCAACAGTACCAGCAAAGAGCCCTGTAAACGAGAGTGACACCAACGCAGATGAAAGGACGACAGCACCTTCAGAAGCTACACATG AAACATCCACAGGTTCCAAGCCAACAAGACGTCCACGCTTTTTGACTCCCAAGCGCTCCAAGAGAGAGTCTGGTACAGAAAGCTCAAAGACGCTGCAGTTTCCTCGAGTGAGTTCTCTGAAAG ATCTGACGGAGCTCTTTGTGCGCTCCGGGACCGACCCCGGCTCTCAAGGAATGTCTTACCAGGTCCTAAGGAAACTATTTGACAAAGCAACACCGGACCCCCATTGTCTGGAACGCTACGACGTAAACGGGGACCAGAGATTCTCACTAGATGAACTGAAAGCGGCTGCAGGTCTGTGA
- the znf830 gene encoding zinc finger protein 830, whose amino-acid sequence MPPKNKQKKVINQEELRRLMKEKQRQTTDKKKRVESPYAKYNSLDHLSCVLCNERVKNEILWQTHILGKQHKEKVAEIKGSKQNSTSQGPQQSLKRKVLDSEDTPRKTSKPLASTEQASSSGLPDDFFAKPAPPGPKKLTGILKKNTSAGLSLLAGVYDEDDDDDEDKAGVSADQVEASSSGLQKGLPAPGLPADFFDNSTIPAVPAASHSGSILKPDETEKSVEKRENTPEALPEGFFDDPVRDAKVRNVDAPKDQMDKEWEEFQKEMRQVNTKSEAIVAEDDEDGRLERQIDEIDEQIECYRRVEILRDKQDVVKKVVKEKTKHQEESTGSDEEDEEELLHLLSRDWRAKGALA is encoded by the coding sequence ATGCCTCCAAAGAATAAGCAAAAGAAAGTTATCAATCAAGAAGAACTACGTCGATTAATGAAAGAGAAACAACGGCAAACGACAGATAAGAAAAAGCGTGTCGAGTCCCCTTACGCTAAGTACAACAGTCTCGATCATCTTAGCTGCGTACTATGCAACGAGAGGGTAAAGAATGAGATATTGTGGCAGACTCACATTCTTGGAAAACAGCACAAAGAGAAAGTTGCAGAGATCAAGGGTTCTAAACAAAATTCCACAAGTCAAGGACCCCAGCAATCGCTGAAAAGGAAAGTACTGGATTCTGAAGACACTCCTAGGAAGActtctaaaccactggcaagtACAGAGCAGGCATCTTCGTCGGGGCTGCCAGATGATTTCTTTGCGAAACCTGCCCCGCCTGGGCCAAAGAAACTAACTggaattttgaaaaaaaacacatctgcagGACTGAGTCTTCTGGCGGGAGTCTATGATGAAGAcgacgatgatgatgaagacAAGGCTGGTGTTTCTGCTGACCAAGTGGAAGCATCTAGCTCAGGTCTGCAGAAAGGGTTACCTGCCCCAGGTCTCCCAGCAGATTTCTTTGACAACAGCACCATTCCAGCTGTCCCAGCTGCCTCTCATTCTGGGTCTATCCTCAAACCAGATGAAACTGAGAAGAGCGTAGAGAAGAGGGAAAATACACCTGAAGCACTGCCAGAGGGATTCTTCGATGACCCAGTGAGAGATGCCAAAGTGCGCAATGTTGATGCGCCCAAAGATCAAATGGATAAAGAGTGGGAAGAGTTCCAAAAGGAAATGCGGCAGGTGAACACTAAATCTGAGGCTATTGTCGCAGAGGATGATGAGGATGGTCGTCTTGAGCGGCAGATTGATGAAATTGATGAGCAAATTGAATGTTACCGGAGGGTTGAGATACTGAGAGATAAGCAAGATGTGGTAAAGAAGGTTGTAAAGGAGAAGACCAAGCATCAGGAAGAGTCCACAGGAAGcgatgaggaggatgaagaagagCTGCTTCACTTGTTGTCAAGGGACTGGAGAGCTAAAGGGGCCCTTGCTTAA
- the LOC105019384 gene encoding ankyrin repeat domain-containing protein 13C-like: MTGEKIRTLRKDHNNKPTKDGDIMDTYDESSNGTTITSPTPNGTSIMYKSNKNHNKTVKPLVLQQQVSNINANNINANQSVGIIIDDNNKNPIILTNGNEDLNLEFPVHECVFKGDVRRLSSLIRTQNISQKDVHGNTPLHLAVMMGHKECALLLLAHNAPVKVKNSQGWSPLAEAISYGDRQMITALLRKLKQQSRESVEDKRPKLLRALKELGDFYLELHWDFQSWVPLLSRILPSDNCKIYKQGINIRLDTTLIDFTDMKCQRGDLSFIFNGDAPPAKSFYVLDNEQKVYQRIHHEESEMETEEEVDILMSSDVYSATLSTKSITFSRSQIGWLFREDKTERVGNFLADFYSVNGLVLESRKRREHLSEEDILRNKAIMESLSKGGNLVEQNYEPQRRMSLTAPEPNTVSWEEYISADHGKAPHLGRALVCKESKKNFKATVAMSQDFPLGIESLLNVLEVIAPFKHFNKLREFVQLKLPPGFPVKLDIPVFPTITATVTFQEFRYDDFEESIFSIPGDYKEDPSRFPDL, from the exons ATGACGGGGGAAAAGATTCGCACGTTGCGCAAAGACCACAATAACAAGCCTACTAAAGATGGGGATATAATGGATACCTATGATGAATCTTCAAATGGGACAACAATAACATCTCCAACCCCCAACGGTACCAGTATCATGTATAAATCCAACAAGAACCACAACAAGACGGTGAAACCTTTGGTACTACAGCAGCAAGTTTCGAATATAAATGCGAACAACATCAATGCCAATCAATCGGTTGGCATCATAATCGATGACAATAACAAGAACCCCATCATTCTGACCAATGGCAATGAGGACTTGAATTTGGAATTCCCTGTTCACGAATGTGTCTTCAAAGGAGATGTCCGGCGCTTGTCCTCACTCATTCGGACCCAGAATATCTCCCAGAAGGATGTGCATG GAAACACACCACTTCACTTGGCTGTGATGATGGGCCACAAAG AGTGTGCACTCCTGCTCCTGGCCCATAATGCCCCTGTGAAGGTGAAGAATTCCCAGGGCTGGAGCCCCCTGGCAGAAGCCATCAGCTACGGAGACCGACAGATGA TCACAGCCCTCTTGCGGAAGCTGAAGCAGCAGTCCAGAGAGAGCGTGGAGGACAAGAGGCCCAAGCTGCTGAGAGCCCTGAAAGAG CTTGGCGACTTCTACTTGGAACTTCACTGGGACTTTCAAAGTTGGG TGCCCCTGCTCTCCCGGATTCTGCCATCTGATAACTGCAAAATCTACAAGCAGGGGATAAACATCAG ACTGGACACCACCCTGATAGACTTCACAGATATGAAATGTCAGAGGGGGGACCTCAGCTTCATATTCAACGGCGACGCCCCGCCCGCCAAGTCCTTCTATGTCCTGGACAATGAGCAGAAGGTGTACCAGCGGATACACCACGAG GAGTCTGAGATGGagactgaggaggaggtggataTTCTGATGAGCAGTGACGTTTATTCAGCCACCCTGTCCACCAAGTCCATCACCTTTTCTCGCAGTCAGATTGGCTGGCTCTTCAGGGAGGACAAAACG GAAAGGGTTGGTAACTTCCTGGCAGACTTCTACTCTGTGAATGGCCTCGTGCTGGAGTCCAGGAAGCGCCGGGAGCATCTTAGCGAGGAGGACATCCTGAGGAACAAGGCCATCATGGAGAGCCTGAGCAAAGGAGGCAACCTGGTGGAGCAGAACTATGAG CCTCAGAGGAGGATGTCTCTCACAGCACCAGAGCCCAACACCGTCTCCTGGGAGGAATACATCTCTGCAGATCACGGAAA AGCACCTCATCTTGGGAGAGCGCTTGTGTGTAAGGAGAGCAAGAAAAACTTCAAAGCGACCGTAGCCATGAGCCAGGACTTTCCTCTGGGCATTGAGTC GTTGCTGAATGTTTTGGAAGTCATAGCCCCATTTAAGCACTTCAACAAACTCAGAGAATTTGTTCAACTGAAGCTTCCTCCTGGGTTTCCAGTCAAGCTTG ACATTCCTGTGTTCCCCACTATCACAGCAACGGTCACCTTCCAAGAGTTTCGCTACGATGACTTTGAGGAGTCCATCTTTTCTATCCCAGGGGATTACAAGGAAGACCCCAGTCGCTtccctgacctctaa
- the LOC105019392 gene encoding serine/arginine-rich splicing factor 11-like: protein MNCTTNVVQVTNVSPSTTSEQMRMLFGFLGTIEELKLFPPDESPLPVTSRVCFVKFQESESVGVSQHLTNTVFVDRALIVVPFAEGVIPEEAKALSLLAPANAVAGILPGGGLLPTPNPMSNPQMGGNPFGGPSMEAMAAFGFSNPNMNMNAQSFPTDQLLKFMSQVDPKMNHMGVGMNMNLTMNAGLKADSSNKEIEEAMKRVREAQSLISAAIEPGNKESKKKHSRSRSRSRRRRSRSRHRRSKSRSRRRSHSRSRRRSKSPRRRSGRSHSKDRSRQSPGKSRDRKKEERDKKRSKTPPKSYSTTRRSRSVDRRRRRSHSASRSPKKSPKRKVSRTPSPRRHKKEKKRDKEREKDRERRSDKDHSREDRKEKKDRSKDKEKEREREKKSDVEKGDVKMSLQVTRDYDEEEQGYDSEKERERLEKKDCDQDSGAQSPHSVEGNGTGPPKVNGDDCREEDDMDVSD, encoded by the exons atgaactgtACTACAAACGTAGTGCAAGTGACGAATGTGTCGCCTAGCACAACATCCGAGCAGATGCGAATGCTGTTCGGGTTTCTTGGAACCATTGAAGAACTCAAATTGTTTCCACCAGA TGAATCGCCTCTGCCTGTGACTTCGCGCGTGTGTTTTGTGAAGTTCCAAGAGTCCGAATCCGTGGGGGTATCTCAGCATCTGACCAACACCGTCTTCGTGGACAGGGCACTGATCGTGGTTCCTTTTGCCGAAG gCGTTATCCCAGAGGAGGCCAAAGCACTGTCACTGCTGGCGCCGGCAAATGCTGTTGCTGGGATTTTGCCCGGAGGAGGTCTTCTTCCAACACCGAACCCCATGTCCAATCCTCAG ATGGGAGGCAATCCTTTTGGCGGTCCTTCCATGGAAGCGATGGCAGCGTTTGGGTTTTCAAACCCCAATATGAATATGAATGCCCAG TCATTTCCCACTGACCAGCTTCTGAAGTTTATGTCACAAGTGGATCCAAA AATGAACCACATGGGTGTTGGCATGAACATGAACCTGACCATGAATGCAGGCCTGAAGGCAGACTCTTCCAACAAGGAGATAGAAGAAGCCATGAAGAGGGTCCGAGAAGCCCAGTCACTCATATCGGCTGCCATCGAACCTGGGA ACAAGGAGAGCAAGAAGAAGCACTCGCGGTCCAGGTCCAGGTCTAGGCGTAGGAGGTCCCGCTCCAGACACAG GCGTTCAAAGAGCAGGTCGAGGCGGCGCTCACACTCAAGGAGCAGGAGACGCTCCAAGAGCCCCagaaggaggagtgggagaTCCCACTCCAAAGACAGGAGCAGACAATCACCCGGCAAATCCAG GGATAGGAAGAAAGAGGAGCGGGATAAAAAGCGCTCCAAAACACCTCCAAAAAGCTACAGTACTACCAGGAGGTCTCGCAGTGTTGATCG AAGGCGGAGGAGGAGTCACAGTGCCAGCCGATCTCCCAAGAAATCCCCAAAGAGGAAAGTCTCTAGGACTCCCTCTCCTAGAAG ACAtaagaaggagaaaaagagagacaaggaAAGGGAGAAGGACCGTGAGCGCAGGAGTGATAAAGACCATAGTCGGGAGGACCGCAAGGAAAAGAAGGACCGGAGTAAAgacaaagagaaggaaagggaaCGGGAGAAAAAAAGTGATGTAGAGAAAGGAGATGTGAAG ATGTCCTTGCAGGTCACCAGGGATTATGATGAGGAAGAGCAGGGCTACGAcagtgagaaggagagggagaggctaGAGAAGAAGGATTGCGACCAAGACTCCGGAGCCCAGTCTCCTCACTCGGTGGAAGGCAATGGCACCGGCCCTCCCAAAGTCAATGGAGACGACTGCCGTGAAGAGGACGACATGGATGTCAGTGATTGA